The Granulicella sp. 5B5 nucleotide sequence GAGATGGCCTTCCTCCTGCGCCTCCGCGAAGAGCGTCGCTTCGACTCACCCGAACTGCTCCGCGCCCAGATCATGCGCGACGTCGCGGGCGCCCAGCGTTACTTCCGCCTCTGCGACGCACTCCACGTCCGCCTCTGATTACCAATCGCCGGAGTCGTACTCCTCATGGTTGTTGATCGAGTGCGTGAACACCAGTTGCCGCGCCTCCACAAGGATGTCCACCGCATCGTGATATCCATCTGCCAGCGGCTTCCGGCACTTGTACCGATAAGCTCCCGGCCTGCGCTTTGAAGGAATCGTCTCGCAGCTCCAGCCGTCGGCTGCGATCCGGTCCTCATACGGCTTTACCTCAGCCGGATCGTAAGCGCCATCTCTGTCGTACTTGAAAACATAGACGTTCGACGCGCCATGATGTCGTTCCGAGTATCTCCCCTCGGCCCGTTCCAAAGTCACCGGCCCTTCGTCCACCTGCACCACCGACCGTGCATTGCGAGCAAACTTCTCTGCACCCGGAAACAACGGGTCGCGCACCTTCGACACACCATCCTGCGCAACGCCCACAACCGTCACGCAACACGCCACCGCCATCACTGCCTTCGTTACCCAACTTCCGCGCATCGCTCGCTCCGTCCGGCCACGGCGGAAAACGCATCTCTCCGCTCTACCAGCCAATACGCGCGGCGCTTCGCATCGGGATGCAAAACCTGAAGCTGAAAAATAGGCCTTCGCAACGGCCTGGTCCCAAAGTGCAAACACCCGGCTTACGGCTGCGGAGCCGCCGGCACCTTTGTCGCAGTCTTCGGTTTCGCTGCTTTGCTTCCCGCCGCCGGATAATTCGTCACGCTATCCAGGCTCTGCGACGAAGGCGCCTCATCGACCTGCAACGAAATCGGCTGTTGCGGCTGCGGCTTCTGTGGAGCCGCCGGCGGCTGCTTTTGCGCAGGCGGTGGCGATGCACCATCACTCGGCACGTTGTCATCGTCATCCGGCTCTGGCGTCGGCTTCGGCGTCTCCTGCCGCAGCTCCTGCGGAGGCGTCATCGGCACAGCCAGCGTCTTCTTCGGCGCTCCCTGCTGCGAGAACGATTCATTCGGACGGTCCGCAACCGCGACCTTCATAAACTCCATCCAGATCGGCAGCGCAGCCTTCGCTCCCGTCTCCTTTTCGCCCAGCGACTGCCGGTTGTCGAACCCCACCCACGTCCCGCACGTCACCGACGGCGAGAAGCCTACGAACCACGCATCCGTGTAGTTGTTTGTCGTGCCTGTCTTGCCACCCAGCGCATGGTGCATCTGCGAAGCGGCCGCACCTGTCCCATGCGCGATCACCGCCTCAAACAGCACCATCATCTTGCGCGCAATATCCAGCGAGATCACCTCGCGCACCTCCGGCGGCGGCTCCGGCAGAGTCATCCCGTCCGCCTGCTCCACCCGCCGGATGTAGTGCGGCGCAATCCGTATCCCATCGTTCGGAAACACCGAGTACGCGCCCACCTGCTCCTCCAGCGAGATGTCCGCCGCGCCGATCGCCACCGGCAGAAAGTTCTGAATATTGCTCGTCACACCAAACCGGTGCGCCACCGCAATCACCTTCGCGATGCCGACTTTGTCCGCCAGCCGCAGCGCCGGTATGTTGCGCGACTCCGCAAACGCATCCACCAGCGTCATCACACCAGAGAAGTTCCCGCGCTCGTAATCATGCGGCGTGTACGGCCCACCCGCCGTGAAGAACGTCGTCGGCGTATCGAGCACCGTGTCGTACGGCTTCATGCCCGCCTCCATCGCGGCCGTGTAATCGTATGGCTTGAACGACGAGCCAACCTGCCTCTGCGCCTGCGTCGCGCGATTGAACTGGCTTGTCTCAAAGTCTCGCCCGCCCACCATTGCCATCACTTCGCCGTTCGAGTTGTCCACCGCCATCAGCGCTGCCTGCGCGCCTGTGTCCTCTTCCAGCGCCAGATGCAGCGGCCCATCCGCCGGCGCGTTCACCACGCGCACATACACCACATCGCCGGCCGTCACCAGCTCCGTCGCCTTCGGGTGCTGTGTCCACACCCAGTCCGCCGGCGTCAGCGTCGCGCTCTGCGTTCCCAAACGCACAACCATCTTCGTCGGCGACACCCCTGTCACCAGCGCATGGTAGTACGACCCCTCGAAGATCGGCTGGCTCCAGTCCGGGTGCCGATACGCATCCAGCGGAATCCCTTCGGCGAGCACATTCTCCGCCGGCTTCTTCCACCCATGCCGCCGCTCATACGTTGCGACCCCGTCCAGCACCGCCTTCTCCGCCGCATGCTGCAGGCTCAGGTCCAGCGTCGTGTACACCTTCAGGCCCGCGCCGTGTACCTCGTCGCTGCCAAACTCGCGCTCCAGTTGCCGCCGCACCTCTTCCACAAAGTACGGCGCCTCTTCATTCGAAGGCGCCTCGATATGCAGCCCCAGCGGCGCGGCCTTCGCCTCAATCGCCTGCTCTGGCGTGATCTTTTGATCGTTCAGCATCTCCTGCAGCACCAGGTTGCGCCGCCGCATCGCACGCTCAGGAAACCGCACCGGCGAATAATACTCCGGCCCCTTCGGCAACGCCGCCAGCAGCGCCGCCTCCGGCAGCGTCAGGTCGCGCGCATGTTTGCTGAAGTAGTACTCGCTGCCCGCCTCGAAACCATACGTTCCCCTCCCCAGGTAGATCTGGTTCGCATACAGCGCAAAGATCTGCTCCTTAGTAAAGTGCCGCTCGATCTCCAGCGTCAGCACGATCTCCTGGATCTTCCGCGAGTACGTCTTCTCTGCCGAAAGGAACAGGTTCCGCGCCAGCTGCATCGTGATCGTCGACGCGCCCTGCACCTTGCCGTGCGTATGAATGTCCTCATACGCCGCGCCGATCATGCGGATAAGGTTCACCCCGCCGTTCGACTCGAAGTCCTTGTCTTCAATCGACAGGATCGCCTCGCGCAGCACCGGCGGTATGTCGTTGTAGCCCACCACCACGCGCCGCTCCAGCGCAAACGAGCCAAACGGCTTGCCATGGATGTCGTAGAGTTCTGTCGTCGTATCCGGACGATAGCGTTCAAGCTCTGCCATCTGCGGCAGGTTGATCGAAAACACCAGCACCAGCCCCACCGTCACACCCAGCGCAGCCGAAGCCAGCAGCAGGGCCCCAATCGCCGCACGCTTCGCCACCGGCCGCAGTCGTGGATTGCGCGAGTCCAGGTCCTTGAACGGAAACCGCTGCATCGCGCGCCACAGCACAGCCCACGAACGCTTCGTGTCTCTACGCGCTGCTCCGTCGATTGGACCTCGTGTCGCCACGGCTAGTCCAACCTTACTACGCGCTCATGTGAATGGACCTCAATCGCCGCAGCCGCGAACACGCGCCGTTAAGCCGCCTTCGCCTTCAGCATGTCGATCGCCTTCGTCAGCTGGTCATCGGGCGCAACCAGCTTCTTCGGCGTCTTCGGTGCCGAGGCAGCCCCTGGCACCGCGGGCAACGACGTATCGTCATCGCCCAGGTCGTCAAGGTTCGACGCCACCATCGTACCCGGCGTCACGGCATCGTCTTCAAACTGCTTGCCCGAAGGCGAAGCATACTTCGCAATCGACAGGATCACCGCCGAGCCGTCCGGCAGGTCAAACGTCTTCTGCAACGAGCCCTCACCAAACGTCTTCTCGCCCACCAGGTCACCGCGCTTGTCGTCCTGGATCGCGCCAGCCACCAACTCCGCCGGCCCGGACGTCCCACGGTTCACCAGCACCACCAGCGGCGCCGTCGCGTCAACCGCCTTAGAAGCCTCTGCCGTGAACGTCTGCTTCGGATACTTCTGCCCCTCCAGCGTCGCAATCGTCCCGTTCGACACGAAGAAGTTCGCCAGCCGCACCGCCTCATTCATATCGCCCGCGGCCACATCGCGCAGGTCGAGCAGCACCTTCTTCGTTCCAGTTTTGTCGGCAGCCTTCAACTTCTGCTCCACCTCGTCCACATGCGCCTTGTCCAGCACCACCGGCTTCAAGTACAGGATCGACGAGCCCTCATAGAACGTCTCGCTCACCGGCGGCTCTTCCACCAGCACGCGGTTCAACACAACCTTCTCCGGATCGACCTTGCGCGGCCGGATCACCGAGATATCCAGCTCGCTCCCGGGCGCGCCTTCCAGCAGCACCTTGATCATCGCCAGCGACAGGTCGCGCGTGTCCTGCTTGCTGATCGCCTCAATGATGTCGCCATCATTCAGTCCGGCCTTCTCCGCCGGGCTGCCCGGCACCACCGAGATGATCGTTGCATACCCGTAGCGCTTGGACACGTTCAACCCAACCTGCGCCTTGCCGCCCTTGTCATCCTTATAGGCCTTGTAGTCCGTCGGCGTCAGGTAGCTCGAGTCCGCATCCAGCGACTCCAGCAGGCCGCGCAGCGCGCCCGTCGTCACATCCGGAATGTTCGGCACCGACACATAGTCCGACTGGATGTGCTGCAGCACTTCGCCATACACATTGATCTGCTTGTAAGCCCCTGCCTGCGCATCATCGCCCGCCGCACGGACCCCATACACATTCACGCCCAGAAAGACTCCGATGATCAACGCAACCGACAATGCAAGTAGGGATATCTTCAGGCTCTTAGGCATAGCTTCTTGGCTTCACTCCGCAGGGTATGAAAAATCAGCACCGCCATCAGCCGCAAAGGCTCTGGCGTCACAGGTTAGACGCAATCCACCGCCGGCCTGTTAGTGACCACCGGCAGGGATTGTTGAAATGATACTCTCATCTCCCAAACTTCCCCACACTACCCGTTTTGAAGGGTACGGGCTTCAGCCCGTACGTGTAAGTCCTACAAAAGCAACACGGCTTTAGCCGCTGAGGGACGCCTTTAGCGCTGAAAGCGCGACATATCCCAGCCTGAGCCGAACGGAACCCCGCCGAGCGCTTTTGCTCGGTGGGGAAGGAGCCCCAGGTAAAACGGCAAGGAACAGTCCAAGCGCTGAAGGCGCGACATAGAGCCAAGCCACACGCCCCTGAAGATACCCACCCTATTTTCTTCACATCACATTGGTGTTTGGTGGCGGCGGGCAGAATCGAACTGCCGA carries:
- a CDS encoding PBP1A family penicillin-binding protein — encoded protein: MATRGPIDGAARRDTKRSWAVLWRAMQRFPFKDLDSRNPRLRPVAKRAAIGALLLASAALGVTVGLVLVFSINLPQMAELERYRPDTTTELYDIHGKPFGSFALERRVVVGYNDIPPVLREAILSIEDKDFESNGGVNLIRMIGAAYEDIHTHGKVQGASTITMQLARNLFLSAEKTYSRKIQEIVLTLEIERHFTKEQIFALYANQIYLGRGTYGFEAGSEYYFSKHARDLTLPEAALLAALPKGPEYYSPVRFPERAMRRRNLVLQEMLNDQKITPEQAIEAKAAPLGLHIEAPSNEEAPYFVEEVRRQLEREFGSDEVHGAGLKVYTTLDLSLQHAAEKAVLDGVATYERRHGWKKPAENVLAEGIPLDAYRHPDWSQPIFEGSYYHALVTGVSPTKMVVRLGTQSATLTPADWVWTQHPKATELVTAGDVVYVRVVNAPADGPLHLALEEDTGAQAALMAVDNSNGEVMAMVGGRDFETSQFNRATQAQRQVGSSFKPYDYTAAMEAGMKPYDTVLDTPTTFFTAGGPYTPHDYERGNFSGVMTLVDAFAESRNIPALRLADKVGIAKVIAVAHRFGVTSNIQNFLPVAIGAADISLEEQVGAYSVFPNDGIRIAPHYIRRVEQADGMTLPEPPPEVREVISLDIARKMMVLFEAVIAHGTGAAASQMHHALGGKTGTTNNYTDAWFVGFSPSVTCGTWVGFDNRQSLGEKETGAKAALPIWMEFMKVAVADRPNESFSQQGAPKKTLAVPMTPPQELRQETPKPTPEPDDDDNVPSDGASPPPAQKQPPAAPQKPQPQQPISLQVDEAPSSQSLDSVTNYPAAGSKAAKPKTATKVPAAPQP
- a CDS encoding S41 family peptidase, giving the protein MPKSLKISLLALSVALIIGVFLGVNVYGVRAAGDDAQAGAYKQINVYGEVLQHIQSDYVSVPNIPDVTTGALRGLLESLDADSSYLTPTDYKAYKDDKGGKAQVGLNVSKRYGYATIISVVPGSPAEKAGLNDGDIIEAISKQDTRDLSLAMIKVLLEGAPGSELDISVIRPRKVDPEKVVLNRVLVEEPPVSETFYEGSSILYLKPVVLDKAHVDEVEQKLKAADKTGTKKVLLDLRDVAAGDMNEAVRLANFFVSNGTIATLEGQKYPKQTFTAEASKAVDATAPLVVLVNRGTSGPAELVAGAIQDDKRGDLVGEKTFGEGSLQKTFDLPDGSAVILSIAKYASPSGKQFEDDAVTPGTMVASNLDDLGDDDTSLPAVPGAASAPKTPKKLVAPDDQLTKAIDMLKAKAA